A stretch of DNA from Rhineura floridana isolate rRhiFlo1 chromosome 20, rRhiFlo1.hap2, whole genome shotgun sequence:
AGTCAAGAGCCACCGGGAACAATCTGTTAGTTTGTTAAATCTGCCTTTTGTACTTAACTAgccaaaaaagagagaagagagtAAGGTTCTTGGGACACTATACCTCGGGCGGTTCCTTTTCTGCACGTGTCCGTTCAGCCACTTTCAGGTGTTTCTTTATTGCTCTtcaactattaaaaaaaaaaatcagcaaaaaacaaaacaataaaacaattcaacaAAATCCAACAGCAATAAAAAGCAATCTAAGGGGATATAAAGCCAAGGAAGGAGACTCAGCCACCGCCACTGACCCAGTAAAAGGCTCTTGAGAATtcaaaaatggtttttaaaaaagcattagttCCAACTGAACCGGGTTGTTCTGTAACCAGGGGGTTGCCCACTGCTACGGGCCTTCCCTCGGAAGCGACGGGCACCCCAGAGATGGACCTCTAATACATTAAAGTTCCAAGGAGGTTGAAATTGGGGAGTGACAGTCCTGCAGGTATTCAAACCGTTTAAGGGCAGGGCTGGGGATTTTTTTCCCAACCGAGGGCTGCGTTTCCCCATgaacaactttccaggggccgctTGCCAgcgatgggcagggccagagtgggcagagcaacagatatgGCTCTTCTATTGACTTttgctattgactttcaggaggatgTTGAAGACatgcctgtttacccaggcacttGATGGCATCCCCAAGACCACTGACGAAGTGTTTTTTACCTGTGCTGTAACAGGGCACACATGTATACAAAACAATTGAACAAGAAAAAGAAACGCAAACGAAAAAGAGTTACAAACATTCCCAAACACAACTGCAGTTaagaatattctaaaacacagcttgaAAACATTCTTTCATTGGTGACCTTCAGGcggccaggaacagtccccttcaccCATCAAACGCCGGGATGAACAGGAATGCTTTCAAATTCCCCAGCGCCCCCTGGAGATGCCACGACAAACGGCCCGCATGCCAAGCCGCTGCTCTGCCTCGGAGCCCGCCCCCATATGCTGCCGATGCCCCCGCCCGCGCCGGGTCTAAGggcctcccccccccaggaaagAGCCAGGCGCCcagctcccccccctccccctctcccccaccctttcgCCGTCTCCCCCGCGCGCTCCCTCCGCTTTGGCCCTCTGGAGCTTCCGGCGGGCCGCGCGGGCTCCCCGGCCAGGCCGGGCTTAGCGCGCACGAAGGGGCGGGCGGAGCAGCCCCAGAGGCGGCGCCGAGGACGGGAGGGCTCCAGCCCAACAGCCCCCGCCTCCTGCCGCTGCCAGTCGTGGGTGGAGAGGCCCGCAGCTCCGCCCGTCGGCGCGCTCGCCTCGCCCCTCCGCCGCCGCGGCCGTAGCGTAGAGACCGACGGCAACGCCGGGCCCAGCAGGCTGCCCGCGGCCGTGCGCCCCGACGGAGGCAGGTGAGTGGCGGCGCGCCGGGCGGGGAGGAGAAGCGAagggggatcaaggcagtgtgtctctctctcccccccacaattTCCCCAGCCTTAGGGTTGAATCCATTTGCATCCTACTTCAGAGTCGATCCATTGGAGTGAAAGGGGCTAAGTCAGCCGTGAGCATCCATTTCGGTGGGATGCGTAGGATTGGCATGGGATAGATCCCAAAGAGGGAGTTTCTTGTCTTCCTCTCTCGCGTAGAGAGGAGGCACTCAGTGTGTGCCCAGAAGCTGGGCTCCGCGAGGGGCTACTAGAGCGGCCCTGGCCTcctttatgtgtgtgtggggggggcgccCTTGCATGCCAAGTCAAGCAATCAGTCgtcctcttttttctctccaaTCAACCAATAGGAAAGCATCAGATAAACTCGACTGAGGTACActgaggtggcctcagcatgcacAACCGAAGGTGGCATCCATCCAAGTTCCACTCAAGAGTAGgcccatggaaattaatgcaGCCATGCCCAGCAGCTGCAGTGGATCTACGCTGCCAAGGGCTGACCCAGGATGCAGCCTTACAGTTTCAGACAGCCACTTTTGCTTAACCAAtgtggttgttgttattaaatgtattccccacccttcacccgcaggtcccagggtgggttacaactttttaaaaagttctgtttTAAAAGCCTGCAGGGTGGGCCCTTCTTTATTTCCACTgaccaaaacatcacaaaagagGGCGCAGGCTTCTGAGGCCATCAGGACTCCTCGTTAGTTAGGaaggggaccatagctcagtgagcagagcatccactttgcaggcagaagggccccggttcagtccccaatAACATCTCCAAGGAGGGCTGAAAGAGAcggcctgcctgaaaccctggagagcggctgccagttagtgtagacaatactgcgctagatggaccagtggtctgactcagtttcagGCAGCTCCCAGTATTCGCAGGCGGGGTTGCGGTGGGGAACTGGCTTGGCCTTAACCTGTAATGTCtgcattgtatttgttttttaaataagctGCTTAGAAGAAAATACCTTCCCTTCTGTAAGGCAGAAACCCCACACATCTCTGCATTTTAGAAAACTCCCTGTTAACAAAAAAGCAACCACCCTTGCAAGCCCTGTAGGATAGAAATCCACACTTCTGGAAAGAGGCAGTTCACCTAACCTTTTTGTTTaaggcaggccaggccaggcacgcAGCTTGGttatgtatgtttgtatttaaAATCTATTGATTTTATGTGTGTTTTGATTACGTCTACTTGTTTTTGAAGTCTTgttttttatcagtattttcttctAAATATTTCATACtgctttatgtaaaccacttagaggtttatTGATTAAGCAATCTATAGACTTTGTTAGATGCACAAAACaaataactcagtattgtctacacagactggcaggggctctccacaTTTTCAGAGGGGGTCTTACTTGGaggtgccaggggttgaacctggggccttctgtgtgcagagcagatgctctaccactgaacttcaGCCCTGCTTGGGggcagggctgtggctcagtggtagagtccatgctttgcatggaaaagggcccagagtcaatccctggcatctccaagtcggACCTCCTGGGAACActtgggagagccactgccaagcagtgtagTCAACACTAAGCTACATGGACCATTGTTCTGgctctatataaggcagcttcctatgttcctatttaattCTTCAGAACgattgaggactagaatcttactctATGTACGTAAGCTCCATGGTTGAGAATGCTCAATAAAGCTCACTCATTTTATGTCTGTGCTACGCTCCTGCACTCTGGTAGCCTAACAGTCTGATTGTTCTGCAGATTCTTCCTTGCCTAAAAGAAGATGAGCCAGATTTCATCCTGGCCTAGTCAGCAATAAGAAAAAGGAAAGACCCACAACTGGTTCTGGACACTGTCCTAGCATCTATCATCTTGGCACTTTCTCTCTGTGGAAACAGATGCACACCCAAATTAAAGGTGGCTCCCATCCTCTGAGGAAGCTGAAGAATCACCGAAGCGTCCTCTGAGCAAGCTGAAGAATCAGGAAATGGAGATAATCGGATCCCTCCTCTGTTGGCCTACAAAAGTGCAGCCTCCGTCTCCAGTTCCCACTGTGGCTCCTGACATTTCCATGTTCTTTGGTCTCTGAAGGACCAAGAAATCAGGAGAGGAGCAAGTTCAGCAGGTGGACAAGATAGTCTGTGGAGGCAGGCTGAACGACGGAAAAAGACGGAACGacggaaaagaagaaaaaacctcATGGGGACTGGCCATTTCTTGCACCAGGCCTCTCCCACAGAGGTATGGCCCTtgccataaaaataaaataagattctagtcctcatggttttcCATAAAGAGCAGAATTAAGAGAACGTTTAGCCCTTCTGTGCTATATGAACCCTTAGAGATTTCTAGGACAGTGCTGATGAACTTGGTGGAGCAAGGTGTCCTCCTTTTTCTTCTCAGTCCAAAGCCTTGTGACGATGTGGCCACAGCTGCAGCATTTTCCTGATGCGGTCACAGCCCTCCATTTCCGCTCCCTTTGCTGTGTCCCCTGCAAGGCTTGAGCTCTTCTTGAGAAACAGGAACAAGGCATCTTGGCTTTTAAGAGCAGCCTGTAGCTGCAGGGATGAGCGAGCGGCCGCCCCTGGCCGAGAAAGCCTTGTCAGAGGCCTATGCTCGCCTCCGGTACAGGGACACCTCCCTGCTcatctggcagcagcagcagcaaaaactgGAGTCGCTTCCGCCGGGAACATACTTGAACCGGAGCCACAGCATGTGGTATTCGCAGTACGGAAACCAGGCCATCCTGGTCCGAGACAAGAACAAATTGGGCATTGCCAGGGATACTGGGCAGTCCAGATTTTGCACTGTGATGTAATTTCagtgttatgtgtgtgtgtgcgtttaagCAGTGGTTCCACTTATCTTCTTGGGAAGTTTTGGGTGCTGTTTCCACAACGACTTGGCAAAAATGGATTTTGAGGAGCCTCAAACAGGCTTACCTACACCCTCCGAGAAACAGCACCAGTTCCAAAATGCCGTGCCGCCTCTCCGCTCCACACTTGCAAGGGAGGGCGTATCAGTGGCAGAAGTTGCACCAGTAGCCAGGAAGTCCAGTTAAAAATTGTCTGTTTGTACGTGCGGTAGGATCAAGCAGTcaacctttttttccccccttGGACTGAACCGCTTCAGGGACGAGGGTTGCATGTGTGAATGCTGAACTTTCAAGGCActgaaacaccttggacagctccttgaaaagttcagactaaaactcaagagtggattccactgataTGGAAGCACCAGGtgccaataaataataataataataaatttaatttcttcgtcgcctatctggccaatggccactctaggcgacttacaaaattattaaaatacaattaataaaatatagtaatacaataaaaacaatagatctacaacaacaatattaaaactgggtaggaggcattacaattatatcgattaaccctccccggataccccgaaggcctgctgaaaaagccaggtctttaaggctttccgaaatacatttagggaagaggcatgccggagatcttgtgggagggagttccaaagagtgggggccgccactgagaatgccctctctcttgtacccgccaatctggctgtttttgtcggcgggattgagagaaggccctgtgtggccgatcttgtcaggcggcataattggtggcgttgaaggcgctccgtgagataaactggacAATGTACTATGGACAATGATGCACTCAATCGCCCACATCCCTCACCAACACTTATGCTGTGGTGTAActgttatatgtgtgtgtgtgtgtatatatttatttaaaggtTATTTATAGTGTTTGTTTTACTATCCCAGTCTGCAATATACTTCAGCAGGCAGAGGGCACAAGCTATCATGCCATAACCCTAACCCTTTTTTGAAGTATTGCAAGGAGATTTAATTTGCGTTTCGCTTTCTATCTTTGCTTAAAAGCGCATGTGGATTCTCTGCTGTAAGATACAGACAAACAAAGCTGCATTCATCACACCCTTCTGCCCCTGTACCTCCAAGGTTTCCAAACGTGTATTACAGAAGTGCTCTGAAAAATCGGgtctttgttcctttatttttttttccaaaCTGTTCTACTTTAAAACAAGATACAGAGAAAGAGAATGACCTGGAAAGGTACTAGGAATATACAAATAAAACATGCTTTATCTGGAAGTTACTAATACCTGTAAGTCCAAAATCTGTACAAAAAGAAatcaaacaacccccccccccaaaaaaaatccctcaCCCACCCACCACAAAAAATCGAATACACACATAAGGAATAAGCCCCAGCACAGGGAACTATCAAAGATCCATAGCACCTGTTGGTTAAAAAGTcattacatttaaataaaaagGACTCCCAATTCTTTAGAGCTTGGTTTgtttgccttttctttaaaaaaagacaaattgcattttttttctgctgctgctgctgaaaatgcAGGATACATTTTTAAGTGACCAATGGTGTTAATAAATAAAGTATTTCTATATACATGAGAGAAAAAAACAAGGGACAGTCAATTCTGGAGTGT
This window harbors:
- the BRD3OS gene encoding putative uncharacterized protein BRD3OS, whose protein sequence is MSERPPLAEKALSEAYARLRYRDTSLLIWQQQQQKLESLPPGTYLNRSHSMWYSQYGNQAILVRDKNKLGIARDTGQSRFCTVM